One region of Vigna angularis cultivar LongXiaoDou No.4 chromosome 10, ASM1680809v1, whole genome shotgun sequence genomic DNA includes:
- the LOC108335148 gene encoding ABC transporter G family member 14, whose amino-acid sequence MPQNCIAPKPEYCNSLHSVEGPPEMTESHNSTVLSHSMQTNEQQQQPFPKLIMYPITLKFEELVYKVKLEQKGGCWGSTWTCKEKTILNGITGVVCPGEILAMLGPSGSGKTTLLTALGGRLSGKLSGKITYNGQPFSGAMKRRTGFVAQDDVLYPHLTVTETLVFTALLRLPNSLSRDEKVQHVERVITELGLTRCRSSMIGGPLFRGISGGEKKRVSIGQEMLINPSLLLLDEPTSGLDSTTAQRILNTIKRLASGGRTVVTTIHQPSSRLYYMFDKVVLLSEGCPIYYGPASTALDYFSSVGFSTCVTVNPADLLLDLANGIAPDSKQATEQSEGLEQERKQVRESLISAYEKNISPRLKAEICSMEVNNQNITKDACARNSIKPEQWSTSWWHQFKVLLQRGVKERRYEAFNRLRIFQVVSVAFLGGLLWWHTPESHIEDRVALLFFFSVFWGFYPLYNAVFTFPQERRMLIKERSSGMYRLSSYFLARTIGDLPLELALPTAFVFIIYWMGGLKPDPVTFILSLLVVLYSVVVSQSLGLAFGAILMEIKQATTLASVTTLVFLIAGGYYIQQIPPFIVWLKYLSYSYYCYKLLLGVQYNENDYYECSKGELCKVADFPPIKSMGLNHLWVDVCIMALMLVGYRLVAYFALHRVR is encoded by the exons ATGCCACAGAACTGCATAGCACCAAAGCCAGAATATTGTAATAGTCTTCACTCTGTGGAAGGACCTCCAGAGATGACTGAGTCCCATAACTCAACTGTCCTTTCTCATTCCATGCAAACCaatgaacaacaacaacaacctttTCCAAAACTCATTATGTACCCAATAACTCTGAAG TTTGAGGAACTggtgtacaaagttaaactagaGCAGAAAGGAGGATGCTGGGGCAGTACATGGACTTGCAAGGAGAAGACCATACTGAATGGAATTACTGGTGTGGTGTGTCCAGGAGAAATACTAGCTATGCTGGGGCCATCAGGCAGTGGCAAAACCACACTTCTCACAGCACTTGGAGGCCGGCTCAGCGGCAAACTATCTGGTAAGATCACGTACAACGGGCAACCTTTTTCTGGTGCCATGAAGAGAAGAACAGGTTTTGTGGCTCAGGATGATGTGCTATATCCTCACCTAACTGTCACTGAAACTCTAGTGTTCACTGCACTTCTGAGGCTTCCCAACAGCTTGAGCAGAGATGAAAAGGTTCAACATGTAGAGAGAGTGATCACTGAACTAGGCCTGACTCGTTGCAGGAGCAGCATGATAGGTGGCCCACTTTTTAGAGGAATTTCAGgaggagaaaaaaagagagtgagCATAGGCCAAGAAATGCTCATCAACCCAAGCCTCCTGTTGCTGGATGAGCCTACTTCAGGCTTGGATTCCACCACAGCACAAAGAATCCTCAACACAATCAAGCGCCTAGCTAGTGGGGGTAGAACTGTTGTCACCACTATTCACCAACCCTCTAGTAGGCTCTACTATATGTTTGATAAGGTGGTCTTGCTCTCGGAAGGCTGCCCCATCTATTATGGTCCTGCTTCAACTGCCTTAGACTACTTCTCTTCTGTTGGCTTTTCCACATGTGTGACTGTCAATCCAGCTGATCTCTTGCTTGATCTTGCCAACG GGATTGCCCCAGACTCCAAGCAAGCAACTGAACAAAGTGAGGGACTGGAACAAGAGAGGAAACAGGTGAGAGAATCCCTCATCTCTGCTTATGAGAAGAATATATCTCCGAGGCTGAAAGCTGAGATTTGCAGCATGGAAGTGAACAACCAAAATATCACAAAAGATGCTTGTGCAA GAAATTCGATAAAGCCAGAACAATGGAGCACAAGCTGGTGGCATCAGTTCAAAGTACTATTACAAAGGGGAGTGAAGGAGCGAAGGTATGAAGCCTTCAACAGGCTGAGAATATTCCAAGTTGTAAGTGTCGCTTTTCTTGGTGGACTACTGTGGTGGCATACTCCGGAGTCACACATTGAAGATCGG GTTGCCttgctctttttcttttctgttttctggGGATTCTACCCTCTCTACAATGCTGTTTTCACATTCCCTCAAGAGAGGAGAATGCTGATCAAGGAACGTTCATCAGGAATGTATCGCCTTTCTTCCTACTTTCTTGCCAGAACAATAGGAGACTTGCCACTGGAGCTTGCACTTCCAACTGCATTTGTTTTCATAATCTATTGGATGGGAGGGCTTAAACCTGATCCTGTGACTTTTATCCTTTCTCTTCTTGTGGTTCTTTACAGTGTTGTTGTCTCTCAAAGCCTTGGTTTAGCATTTGGTGCTATTTTGATGGAGATTAAACAGGCAACTACTCTAGCTTCTGTGACAACCCTTGTGTTTCTCATTGCTGGAGGGTACTATATACAACAGATTCCTCCATTCATTGTGTGGCTCAAGTATTTGAGCTATAGCTACTACTGTTACAAGCTGCTTTTAGGTGTCCAGTACAATGAAAATGACTACTATGAATGTTCAAAGGGGGAGCTGTGCAAAGTGGCAGATTTTCCTCCTATCAAATCAATGGGCTTGAATCATTTGTGGGTTGATGTGTGCATTATGGCCCTGATGTTGGTGGGTTATCGACTAGTTGCTTATTTTGCACTGCATAGAGTTAGGTAG
- the LOC108336032 gene encoding uncharacterized zinc finger CCHC domain-containing protein At4g19190, whose product MEGEEGGGIRLSKRIANGEVDYKTKSGTAWSHSYLNQKPWHPLSYPNQRRKWIAEQTHANRQRRVEEVSREFAQEQEFFRQTALISKKEKEKVELMQAVSFMYVRPPGYNAESAKAAEMNDEKKREDMDKGPQHDDGPSSSVPQSTNLIEEKKKPRPKDVFGRPLPTEEEFEVLKNAPRLETGVPARVKPFAVEVRNVKCLRCGNYGHQSGDRECPLKDVIMPNEESRLKRDDPLNAILAHTDPTEPLKWELKQRPGISPPRGGFKPDDPNQQIVAEDIFDEYGGFLGMDNIPELLTNFSKKPKKSKRSKHKRQQQINSDSEASSDDGERRRKKKKVKVKKKKQDHARSSSSETSVSEEGHRRSRYKSLHSSEDSDSYKNCQSRSKQERSFLSKGSERRRHGRSTHDRRKHPYSSEDSDSQTDDQSRKNAQKHEWKYTRKSKHDRRKYTDSSEDSDSQRDDQSKKNVPKHERKDTKKRPPFSNEDSGPACDHADNKSRDVISYSSDSSHQRQPKFKQSSHKHSSTTYSDSQKHQRNFGFDRYQGNQKSGAVQSYSPEDSDGDRDYQNRRIKPSYRPKYSGHPENDMDKENRKKRYSWNESIADGFHRSKRGRYERSYSSDYSDHREKHHESRRNYKR is encoded by the exons ATGGAGGGGGAAGAAGGAGGAGGCATAAGGCTGAGCAAGCGAATCGCGAACGGAGAAGTTGATTACAAGACCAAATCCGGCACCGCATGGAGCCACTCCTATCTCAACCAGAAGCCATGGCATCCTCTCTCTTATCCCAACCAACGCCGCAAGTGGATCGCCGAACAAACCCACGCCAATCGCCAACGCCGCGTCGAAGAGGTTTCTCGCGAg TTCGCGCAGGAGCAGGAGTTTTTTCGCCAAACCGCTCTCATCTCcaagaaggagaaagaaaag GTGGAGCTTATGCAAGCTGTTAGTTTCATGTACGTTCGTCCTCCAGGTTACAATGCCGAAAGCGCCAAAGCTGCGGAGATGAATGATGAGAAGAAACGAGAGGACATGGACAAGGGACCTCAGCACGATGATGGACCTTCCTCTTCAGT ACCGCAGAGTACAAATTTgattgaagagaagaaaaaaccGAGGCCCAAGGATGTTTTTGGGCGGCCTCTTCCGACAGAAGAAGAATTCGAAGTTCTTAAAAATGCACCAAG ACTGGAAACAGGAGTTCCTGCCAGGGTGAAACCTTTTGCAGTTGAAGTTCGTAATGTAAAATGTTTAAGATGTGGGAACTATGGTCATCAAAGTGGTGATCGTGAATGTCCCTTGAAGGATGTTATAATGCCTAATGAGGAAAGCAGATTGAAAAGAGATGATCCCTTGAATGCTATCCTTGCTCACACAGATCCTACTGAG CCCCTAAAATGGGAGCTCAAACAGAGGCCAGGAATCAGTCCTCCTCGTGGAGGTTTCAAACCAGATGATCCCAACCAGCAGATAGTTGCCGAGGACATATTTGATGAGTATGGAG GTTTTCTTGGTATGGATAATATACCCGAGTTATTAACCAACTTTTCTAAGAAACCAAAGAAGTCCAAAAGGAGTAAGCACAAAAGGCAGCAACAAATAAATTCAGATAGTGAAGCATCATCTGACGATGGAGAAAGGAGAcgtaagaaaaaaaaggttaaggtaaagaaaaagaagcaagatCATGCAAGGTCAAGTTCATCTGAAACTTCGGTCTCTGAAGAAGGCCATAGAAGGAGCAGATACAAGAGTTTGCATTCGTCTGAAGATTCTGACAGTTACAAGAATTGTCAAAGTAGGTCTAAACAAGAGCGTTCCTTTTTGTCCAAAGGTTCTGAACGTCGTAGGCATGGTAGGAGTACACATGACAGAAGAAAGCATCCCTATTCGTCCGAAGATTCCGACAGTCAGACGGATGATCAAAGTAGAAAGAATGCACAAAAGCATGAGTGGAAATATACCAGAAAAAGTAAACATGACAGAAGAAAGTATACTGATTCATCAGAAGATTCTGACAGTCAGAGGGATGATCAAAGTAAAAAGAATGTACCAAAGCATGAGAGGAAAGATACAAAAAAAAGACCTCCATTTTCCAATGAGGATTCTGGTCCTGCATGTGATCATGCTGATAACAAGAGCAGGGATGTGATTTCTTATTCATCTGATTCCAGTCATCAAAGACAACCAAAGTTTAAACAGAGCAGCCATAAGCATTCATCAACCACCTATTCGGATTCTCAAAAGCATCAGAGAAATTTTGGTTTCGATCGCTACCAAGGAAATCAGAAGAGCGGAGCTGTGCAATCTTATTCACCTGAAGATTCTGATGGGGACAGAGATTATCAAAATAGAAGAATCAAACCAAGTTATAGGCCCAAGTATTCTGGACATCCCGAGAATGATATGGATAAAGAGAACAGAAAAAAGCGGTATTCATGGAACGAATCTATTGCCGATGGATTTCATAGAAGTAAAAGAGGTAGATATGAGCGTTCGTATTCATCCGATTATTCTGATCATCGTGAGAAACATCACGAGTCAAGAAGGAACTACAAGCGATGA
- the LOC128194376 gene encoding uncharacterized protein LOC128194376 — MLAQVIISVSSAIANSIAPRQNQFLSPEDLAWADSCLVKDSSDISETDWVPLKSSLLEIISSQTKFSREDIEIPPHRISSESISVELNQQSSTSDGRGLSESSSTYNVNSLSMLVETSTDEILDDETSVNLPSFNPFLPTYNENLKEEKTIDFGLDLDSSSYETEQLADNIFKIWDLDIPSEEDGRKREKGRKDTICHTLFPLRRFTNAAGPHALLSGSPNLRRADSSCVVLVHRFIPRLYGRLPKLLRWLWGHHLWRQNRYTQF; from the exons ATGTTGGCACAAGTAATTATTTCAGTTTCTTCTGCCATTGCCAATTCAATAGCTCCTCGGCAGAATCAATTTCTTTCTCCGGAAGATCTCGCTTGGGCTGATTCCTGCCTAGTTAAAGATTCTTCTGATATTTCAGAAACTGATTGGGTCCCTTTGAAAAGTTctttattagaaattattagTTCCCAAACTAAATTTTCCAGAGAAGACATAGAAATTCCTCCCCACCGTATCAGTTCTGAAAGTATTTCTGTGGAACTTAATCAGCAATCTTCAACTTCTGACGGGAGAGGTTTATCTGAGTCATCTTCAACGTATAATGTTAACTCATTAAGTATGCTAGTAGAAACAAGCACTGATGAAATTCTAGATGATGAAACGAGTGTCAACTTGCCATCTTTCAATCCTTTTTTGCCAACTTATAATGAAAATCTAAAGGAGGAGAAAACCATTGATTTTGGGCTTGATCTGGATTCTTCCTCTTATGAGACGGAGCAACTCGCTGACAATATCTTCAAAATTTGGGATTTAGATATTCCATCTGaagaagatggaaggaagagagagaaggggagaaaag ACACAATCTGCCACACTTTGTTCCCCTTGCGCCGTTTCACCAACGCCGCTGGACCTCACGCTCTTCTCTCCGGAAGCCCTAATCTCCGTCGCGCTGATAGCAGCTGCGTCGTTTTGGTCCACCGCTTTATTCCCCGCCTCTATGGCCGCCTTCCAAAGCTTCTCCGATGGTTATGGGGTCATCATCTATGGCGGCAGAACCGTTATACCCAATTTTAA